Proteins from a single region of Aureibacter tunicatorum:
- a CDS encoding aminodeoxychorismate/anthranilate synthase component II produces the protein MKILVIDNYDSFVYNLVHLIKEVIEEKDLDASVDVFRNDQIDLDKVEKYDKVLLSPGPGIPSDAGICLDVIKRYGGTKSILGVCLGHQAIAEAYGGKLYNMPKVLHGVDTFVEIQSDKEYLFFDVPSRTKVCRYHSWAVEPEDLGGELVATAVDDHGEVMALSHPYHDVRGVQFHPESILTSEGKVMITNWLSH, from the coding sequence ATGAAGATATTAGTTATTGACAATTATGATTCTTTTGTTTACAACCTTGTGCATTTGATCAAGGAAGTGATAGAGGAAAAAGATTTAGATGCTAGTGTTGATGTGTTCAGAAATGATCAGATCGACTTGGATAAGGTTGAAAAGTATGACAAAGTATTATTGTCGCCAGGACCTGGGATTCCTTCAGATGCAGGTATTTGCTTGGACGTGATCAAAAGGTACGGAGGGACTAAGAGTATCTTAGGAGTGTGTTTAGGACATCAAGCCATAGCGGAAGCGTATGGAGGCAAGCTTTACAATATGCCTAAGGTGCTCCATGGTGTGGACACATTTGTTGAGATTCAGTCAGACAAAGAGTATTTGTTCTTTGATGTGCCTTCAAGAACCAAGGTTTGCAGATATCACTCTTGGGCCGTTGAGCCGGAGGATTTGGGAGGCGAACTTGTGGCTACAGCTGTTGATGATCATGGCGAAGTAATGGCCTTAAGCCATCCTTACCATGACGTAAGAGGAGTTCAGTTTCATCCGGAGTCTATTTTGACTTCCGAAGGCAAGGTAATGATAACTAATTGGTTGTCGCACTAA
- a CDS encoding anthranilate synthase component I family protein, with translation MKKFKLNTEHIKMIADTITPVSIYLRLRDRFANSIMLESSDYRGHENSFSYICCNPIASFSLRGNTLEKSYPDGSKEVVELAHKSEAVKQLSDFSSSFENERFSHKFINNGLFGYMAYDAVESFEDLDFSDNQESGYDIPEIHYNVYRNVIAIDHFKNELYLFEHTLDESDSESNLLDIQQLIRNKNYPSYTFELDGEVSSNLTDEEYVEMVKKGMDHCFKGDVFQIVLSRRFSQNFKGDEFNVYRALRSINPSPYLFYFDYGNFKIFGSSPEAQIVIKDRKASIYPIAGTFRRTGNDEADAELAKKLDADPKENSEHVMLVDLARNDLSRNGKKVTVETYKEVQFFSHVIHLVSKVTGELEEGHNTVEMVANTFPAGTLSGAPKYKAMQLINEYENIRRGFYGGAIGYLGFNGDFNHAIMIRSFLSKNNKLSYQAGAGVVAKSDPESEKQEVYNKVAALNTALKEAENI, from the coding sequence ATGAAAAAATTTAAGCTAAATACGGAGCATATAAAAATGATAGCTGATACTATCACTCCAGTAAGTATTTATTTACGGCTGAGAGATCGTTTTGCGAATAGTATCATGCTTGAGAGTTCCGACTATAGAGGTCATGAGAATAGCTTCTCTTATATATGCTGCAATCCGATAGCTTCATTTTCCCTAAGGGGAAATACATTGGAAAAATCTTATCCTGACGGTAGCAAGGAAGTTGTTGAATTAGCGCATAAATCTGAAGCGGTTAAGCAACTAAGCGATTTTTCGAGTTCTTTCGAAAATGAACGCTTTTCGCATAAATTTATCAATAATGGGCTTTTCGGTTATATGGCATATGACGCTGTTGAGTCTTTTGAGGATTTGGATTTTTCAGATAATCAAGAGTCAGGTTACGATATCCCGGAGATTCATTACAATGTGTATCGAAATGTAATCGCTATAGACCATTTCAAAAACGAACTTTACTTGTTTGAGCATACTTTGGATGAAAGCGATTCGGAAAGTAATTTGTTGGATATTCAACAATTGATTAGAAATAAAAATTATCCAAGTTATACATTTGAGCTTGATGGAGAAGTGAGCTCAAACTTGACAGACGAGGAGTATGTGGAAATGGTGAAGAAAGGAATGGATCACTGTTTCAAAGGTGATGTTTTCCAAATCGTTTTGTCAAGAAGGTTCTCTCAAAATTTCAAAGGCGATGAGTTCAATGTGTACAGAGCTTTGAGGTCGATTAATCCTTCTCCATATTTATTTTATTTTGATTACGGGAACTTCAAGATTTTCGGATCTTCTCCAGAAGCGCAGATTGTGATCAAAGATAGAAAAGCTTCGATTTACCCAATCGCAGGAACATTCCGAAGAACCGGCAATGATGAGGCGGATGCTGAATTAGCGAAGAAACTGGATGCTGATCCAAAAGAGAATTCGGAGCATGTGATGTTGGTGGATTTGGCTAGAAATGACTTGAGCCGAAATGGCAAAAAGGTAACTGTGGAAACGTACAAGGAAGTACAGTTTTTCTCTCATGTTATTCATCTGGTATCTAAAGTAACAGGAGAATTGGAAGAAGGGCATAACACCGTTGAAATGGTAGCCAATACATTTCCTGCCGGGACTTTATCAGGAGCTCCAAAATACAAAGCCATGCAATTAATCAATGAATATGAGAATATTAGAAGAGGTTTTTATGGCGGAGCTATAGGCTACCTTGGGTTTAATGGCGATTTTAATCATGCGATTATGATTAGATCATTCTTGAGTAAAAATAATAAGCTTTCTTATCAAGCTGGAGCAGGTGTCGTAGCCAAGTCTGATCCTGAGTCTGAGAAGCAAGAAGTATATAATAAAGTAGCGGCTTTGAATACCGCACTGAAAGAAGCTGAAAACATTTAA
- a CDS encoding heavy metal translocating P-type ATPase, giving the protein MSSHHHHCDHHHTHIHFLGKNSEIKFSIICGIFLLAGFLLDTFNIVSKPITIGIFLISYIFGSFYAILEAYETMKKGKFDIEFLMLVAAIGAAVLDKWAEGALLLFLFSLGHSLEHYAMNKARNAIKSLANLSPKTAFKKTENGKITEIDINEINIGDTLIVKPHTKIPADGKVNKGRSYVNQASITGESMPVLKTDNSDKKEHIEVFAGTINGDETLEILATKKAEDFTISRLVKLISENQAKKSPTQKFADKFEKIYVPIVLGLVILLNFAFLLLDELYVESFYRSMAMLVAASPCALAISTPSAVLSGISRAAQKGILVKGGKALEALGQINFVAFDKTGTLTIGEPKITEIITFGNTTQQELLEISISAEMLSDHPIAKAIVKDGIQKLGKHPEKHVTNLVAHQGKGISAEYQGKILIGQPSLFESLNIPLPSLDELNIFHKLEAKANTSILVYHKDKYLGIISIQDTLRDDAEKTIISLRNIGIKNIEMLSGDNQNVADSIAKHLSIQAKGELLPEEKAQIIKNKSHQFKIAMVGDGVNDAPAMVESDIGIAMGAAGSEVAMETADVALLSDKLSKLPYSIALGRQTRKIIKQNLCISLGVVALLMPLTILGIANIGWAVLIHEGSTMVVVLNALRLLKFNMKEKAYNPLIQQSI; this is encoded by the coding sequence ATGAGCAGTCATCATCATCATTGCGACCACCATCATACCCATATACATTTCCTTGGGAAAAATTCTGAAATCAAGTTTTCTATCATCTGCGGCATTTTTTTGCTTGCTGGCTTTTTATTAGACACGTTCAATATTGTCAGCAAACCGATAACGATTGGCATTTTCCTCATCTCATATATATTCGGATCTTTCTATGCAATACTGGAAGCATATGAAACCATGAAAAAAGGAAAATTCGACATTGAATTTTTAATGCTTGTCGCGGCGATCGGAGCAGCGGTTTTAGATAAATGGGCAGAAGGAGCTTTGCTGCTATTCCTTTTCAGTTTAGGCCACTCGCTGGAACATTATGCTATGAACAAAGCCCGAAATGCCATCAAATCACTCGCGAACCTTAGCCCCAAAACAGCTTTTAAAAAGACCGAAAATGGAAAAATCACTGAAATCGACATCAACGAAATAAATATTGGAGATACGCTCATAGTCAAGCCCCATACAAAAATACCTGCGGATGGCAAAGTTAACAAAGGTAGAAGCTATGTAAACCAAGCCTCAATCACAGGAGAAAGCATGCCTGTGCTAAAAACCGATAATTCGGATAAAAAAGAACATATTGAAGTATTTGCGGGGACTATTAATGGGGATGAAACCTTGGAGATTTTAGCCACGAAAAAAGCTGAGGATTTTACAATTTCAAGATTAGTTAAACTCATAAGTGAAAACCAAGCTAAAAAATCCCCCACTCAAAAATTCGCTGACAAATTCGAAAAAATCTATGTTCCTATAGTTTTAGGGCTTGTTATACTACTAAATTTCGCCTTTCTGTTGTTGGACGAGCTGTATGTTGAAAGTTTTTACCGATCAATGGCAATGCTTGTCGCGGCAAGCCCATGCGCTTTGGCGATTTCCACACCTAGCGCGGTATTAAGCGGAATCTCCAGAGCCGCTCAAAAAGGAATATTAGTAAAGGGAGGCAAAGCATTGGAAGCTCTTGGCCAAATAAACTTCGTCGCTTTCGATAAGACCGGGACTTTAACCATTGGAGAACCCAAAATCACAGAGATTATCACATTTGGAAATACTACCCAACAAGAACTTCTGGAAATTTCTATCTCAGCTGAAATGCTAAGCGATCATCCCATAGCAAAAGCCATAGTAAAAGACGGCATCCAAAAATTAGGAAAACATCCAGAAAAACACGTTACAAATCTAGTAGCTCATCAAGGAAAAGGGATCTCCGCAGAATACCAAGGAAAAATATTAATCGGACAACCTTCTTTGTTTGAATCTTTAAATATTCCTCTACCATCACTTGATGAATTAAACATCTTTCATAAGCTGGAAGCTAAAGCCAATACGAGCATTCTCGTATATCACAAAGATAAATATCTTGGAATCATCAGCATCCAAGACACTTTAAGGGATGATGCCGAAAAAACCATCATATCTTTGCGAAACATCGGAATAAAAAACATAGAAATGTTGTCAGGCGATAATCAAAATGTGGCGGATTCAATCGCCAAACATTTAAGCATTCAAGCCAAAGGCGAACTATTGCCAGAAGAAAAAGCGCAAATCATCAAAAACAAATCTCACCAATTCAAAATTGCCATGGTTGGCGATGGCGTCAATGATGCACCGGCGATGGTGGAAAGCGATATTGGCATAGCCATGGGAGCGGCTGGCTCTGAAGTAGCGATGGAAACAGCCGATGTCGCTTTGCTATCCGACAAGTTGAGTAAGCTTCCTTACTCTATCGCTTTAGGAAGACAAACTAGAAAAATCATTAAACAAAATCTTTGCATTAGCTTAGGAGTCGTAGCATTGCTCATGCCTTTGACTATTCTTGGCATAGCTAATATCGGCTGGGCTGTTTTGATACATGAAGGCTCTACTATGGTCGTTGTTTTGAATGCTTTAAGGTTATTGAAATTTAATATGAAGGAAAAAGCCTATAACCCGCTCATCCAACAATCGATTTGA
- a CDS encoding DUF6122 family protein, which yields MTYLQPIVHYGLHFAAPLLIAYLYDKSKVWKGYLILLATMLVDLDHLLADPIFDPNRCSIGFHPLHSYYAIAFYLVMLVVVKNKWWRLVFIGLLFHMLTDQIDCWMSGL from the coding sequence ATGACTTATTTACAGCCTATAGTGCATTATGGATTGCATTTTGCAGCTCCATTGCTTATCGCTTATTTGTATGATAAATCCAAAGTTTGGAAAGGTTATCTAATCTTATTGGCGACGATGCTTGTGGATTTGGATCATTTGTTGGCTGACCCAATTTTTGATCCCAATCGATGTAGTATTGGTTTTCATCCTTTGCATTCGTATTACGCTATAGCTTTTTATTTGGTAATGTTAGTGGTAGTGAAGAATAAGTGGTGGAGACTTGTTTTTATTGGATTGTTATTTCATATGTTGACCGATCAAATCGATTGTTGGATGAGCGGGTTATAG
- a CDS encoding metallophosphoesterase family protein, producing MHKKFVISDIHGCLKTFQRLLHQINFKPKDKLFLLGDYVNKGPNSKKVLDIIIELQTENPSHIFPLLGNHDLLLLKALKGNNQAINNISLFDNSEYFLESLEKDKKKYIHFLSALPYYIETKKHFLVHAGFDFTQENFLKIGDKMLTIRDFPVNLDALKGKTIIHGHNPKPLEYIEEKIKMNSPVIPLDNGCVMGSKKIGMGHLLCLELKTMTLFKEKYAE from the coding sequence ATGCATAAAAAATTTGTCATTTCAGACATCCACGGATGTCTGAAAACATTCCAACGTTTGCTACATCAAATCAACTTCAAACCCAAAGACAAACTGTTTCTACTGGGAGATTATGTCAACAAAGGCCCCAACAGCAAGAAAGTTCTCGACATTATCATTGAACTTCAAACAGAAAACCCTTCGCACATATTTCCCCTTCTTGGCAATCATGACTTATTGTTGCTAAAAGCCTTAAAAGGCAACAACCAAGCAATAAATAATATATCATTATTCGACAACAGCGAATATTTTCTAGAAAGTCTGGAAAAGGACAAAAAAAAATATATTCATTTTCTATCCGCCTTGCCGTATTACATAGAAACCAAAAAACATTTTCTAGTTCATGCGGGTTTTGATTTCACTCAAGAAAACTTTCTTAAAATTGGCGACAAAATGCTAACCATTAGAGACTTCCCCGTTAATCTTGACGCATTAAAAGGAAAAACCATCATTCACGGCCATAATCCAAAGCCTTTGGAATACATCGAGGAGAAAATCAAGATGAACTCGCCAGTAATACCTCTTGACAATGGATGCGTGATGGGGTCTAAAAAAATCGGCATGGGACACCTACTTTGCCTCGAATTAAAAACCATGACACTTTTTAAAGAAAAATACGCAGAATAA
- a CDS encoding pyruvate kinase yields MDSKSTPNTIEELIELIDSLKSQGEIYEQKFSIRIEGSSVNYQNSARNLLHYIALRKNDIRELQTHLGHLGISRLGKAEMHIRESINAVKTNLIKINELPHEAIQTGIEAFINEKQILNAHTDDLLGPLDNSDRQTRIMVTLPLESSFDSSLVKKMLKSGMDIARINCAHDNEEVWSKMISNVRSASEKLNKPCKISMDLGGPKLRTGDIEQGPRVQKIPTSKNAYGQTSHPTRVIIKPFEANDEHEIVKSSEITLFISANDFEKIKLKDIVSFRDTRNKARSLTVEDLNDKYAVLSCAKTSYVSDTTRYNIKRNKEIIASGFFKNIAFIEGFIMVNTGDVIIISNTDEKGKNAIFNNKKELISNAMVSCQVENLYTDTKAGEKIIFDDGEIEGKIIEIRKDKLFVKITYTKPEGAKLKADKGINLPNSNLQIQGLTDKDRQDLKFICKNADMVNFSFVNSACDVHDLYKEFEKLNAPKKLGVIYKIETKKGFNNLPNILLTAFKRDKIGVMIARGDLAVECGWQNLAEIQEELLRICEAAHVPIIWATQVLENLAKKGRPSRAEISDASLGQRAECVMLNKGPYIIHAIKTLDSILCKMAKHRNKKASMLPNLNITE; encoded by the coding sequence ATGGACTCCAAAAGCACCCCAAATACTATAGAGGAATTAATTGAATTGATTGATAGTTTAAAATCACAAGGAGAAATTTACGAGCAAAAATTCTCTATTAGAATTGAAGGAAGCAGTGTCAACTATCAAAATTCCGCAAGAAATCTACTGCATTATATTGCTCTGCGTAAAAATGATATCCGAGAACTTCAAACGCACTTGGGGCACCTTGGAATATCAAGGCTAGGCAAGGCCGAGATGCATATTCGAGAAAGCATCAATGCGGTCAAAACCAATTTAATTAAAATCAACGAGCTTCCGCATGAAGCGATCCAAACTGGAATAGAAGCTTTTATCAATGAAAAACAAATATTAAATGCGCATACAGACGACTTGCTTGGCCCTTTGGACAACTCTGATCGCCAAACAAGAATCATGGTGACTTTGCCATTGGAAAGTTCATTTGACAGTTCACTAGTAAAAAAAATGCTCAAGTCCGGCATGGACATCGCAAGAATCAATTGCGCTCATGACAACGAAGAGGTTTGGTCAAAAATGATTTCAAACGTTCGCTCAGCCAGCGAAAAGCTAAACAAACCTTGTAAAATCAGCATGGATCTAGGCGGCCCCAAATTAAGGACAGGCGACATTGAGCAAGGGCCAAGAGTCCAAAAGATTCCAACTTCTAAAAACGCATACGGCCAAACATCCCACCCTACACGTGTGATCATAAAACCATTCGAAGCCAACGATGAGCATGAAATCGTTAAATCATCGGAAATCACATTATTTATTTCTGCCAACGATTTCGAGAAAATCAAGCTTAAAGACATTGTCAGCTTTAGAGACACAAGAAACAAAGCTCGTTCACTAACCGTTGAAGACCTCAATGATAAATATGCTGTGCTTTCTTGCGCAAAGACTTCATATGTTTCCGACACCACTAGATACAACATCAAGAGAAATAAAGAAATTATTGCGAGCGGTTTTTTCAAAAACATAGCTTTTATTGAAGGTTTTATAATGGTCAACACTGGTGATGTCATCATCATTAGCAACACGGATGAAAAAGGAAAAAATGCCATCTTCAATAATAAAAAAGAATTGATCAGCAATGCCATGGTCAGTTGTCAAGTCGAAAACTTATACACGGACACAAAAGCAGGCGAAAAAATCATTTTTGACGACGGAGAAATAGAAGGAAAAATCATTGAAATTCGAAAAGATAAATTATTCGTCAAAATCACCTACACCAAACCTGAAGGCGCTAAATTAAAAGCCGATAAAGGCATTAACCTGCCTAACAGCAATCTGCAAATACAAGGATTGACTGATAAGGACAGGCAAGACTTAAAATTCATTTGCAAAAATGCGGACATGGTGAATTTTTCATTCGTCAACTCAGCATGCGATGTCCATGATCTTTATAAGGAATTTGAAAAACTCAATGCCCCGAAAAAGCTCGGCGTTATTTACAAAATAGAAACGAAAAAAGGCTTTAACAACCTTCCAAATATTCTACTTACAGCATTCAAGCGTGATAAAATAGGTGTAATGATCGCTAGAGGTGATTTGGCGGTAGAATGCGGATGGCAAAACTTAGCCGAAATTCAAGAAGAATTGCTTAGAATATGCGAAGCTGCCCACGTGCCTATTATCTGGGCAACTCAAGTATTGGAAAACTTAGCAAAAAAAGGAAGACCTTCAAGAGCCGAAATTAGCGACGCCTCACTAGGCCAAAGAGCTGAATGCGTAATGCTGAACAAAGGGCCTTACATAATACACGCTATTAAAACATTGGATAGCATCCTTTGCAAGATGGCTAAACACCGTAACAAAAAAGCGTCCATGCTACCCAACCTCAACATTACCGAATAG
- a CDS encoding lycopene cyclase domain-containing protein codes for MSEYLYLCLDLGSLSIPLLYSIFERKFHYVKNFKRLTVSILIMSILFLSWDAVFTAHGIWGFNETYHLSFRLFSMPLEEYLFFFCIPYACIFTHESLRFYVKKWEMSSAATVFVSSLLIMIALVLLYDNFGKWYTTLNMALFIGLMLFAYKFKFSLLKEFMPSYLIILIPFVIVNGILTGSLISEPVVWYNDSHNAGIRFITIPIEDFFYAFSMLFMVLLPYDYFGQKERSNISYSNADISVESTIR; via the coding sequence ATGAGCGAGTATTTATACCTCTGTTTGGATTTAGGTTCATTAAGCATTCCTTTGTTGTACAGTATTTTTGAACGAAAGTTTCACTATGTGAAAAACTTTAAGCGCTTAACAGTCTCAATTCTCATCATGTCTATCTTGTTTTTGAGTTGGGATGCTGTATTTACCGCTCATGGGATTTGGGGATTTAACGAAACTTATCATTTGTCATTTAGGCTTTTTAGCATGCCTTTGGAAGAATATCTCTTTTTTTTCTGCATTCCTTATGCGTGTATTTTTACGCATGAGTCATTACGTTTTTATGTGAAAAAATGGGAGATGAGCAGCGCAGCTACTGTTTTTGTTAGTTCGCTTTTAATTATGATCGCTCTAGTCTTGCTTTATGATAATTTCGGGAAGTGGTATACAACCTTAAATATGGCTTTATTCATAGGTCTAATGTTGTTCGCTTATAAGTTTAAGTTTTCTTTGCTGAAAGAGTTTATGCCAAGCTATTTGATTATTTTGATTCCTTTTGTTATTGTCAATGGAATATTAACCGGTTCATTGATAAGCGAACCGGTTGTATGGTATAATGATAGTCATAATGCGGGAATAAGATTTATCACAATTCCAATTGAGGATTTTTTTTATGCTTTCAGTATGTTGTTTATGGTCTTGCTACCCTATGATTACTTTGGACAAAAAGAAAGAAGTAATATTTCATATTCCAATGCGGACATTAGCGTTGAAAGCACTATTCGGTAA